From Candidatus Caldatribacterium sp., a single genomic window includes:
- a CDS encoding 4Fe-4S binding protein: MPIVKTIEIDEEKCNGCGQCVSACHEGVIALVDGKAKVVRPDFCDGLGSCIPQCPQGAIRLVEKTVAGCPHSAPHHEAFHWPLQIALISPLHPFEDQELVIAADCTAFATPHFHEFLKGRRVLIACPKLDTTAGYAEKLAEIFRRNSIRRIETFRMEVPCCFGIVLLVEEAIRRSGKDIVLEVTTVSIGGGIKEKASL, from the coding sequence AAGAAAAGTGCAACGGATGCGGGCAATGCGTGAGCGCCTGCCATGAGGGTGTCATTGCCCTCGTGGACGGCAAAGCAAAGGTTGTCCGACCTGATTTCTGCGACGGCCTCGGAAGCTGCATTCCCCAATGTCCCCAGGGAGCCATACGCCTGGTGGAGAAGACCGTTGCCGGATGCCCCCACAGTGCTCCACACCACGAGGCATTCCATTGGCCTTTGCAGATTGCACTCATCTCGCCTCTCCATCCCTTCGAAGACCAGGAACTTGTTATCGCTGCAGACTGCACTGCCTTTGCAACTCCTCATTTCCACGAATTCCTCAAGGGACGACGGGTCCTCATCGCCTGTCCAAAACTCGATACCACCGCAGGGTATGCAGAGAAACTCGCCGAAATTTTTCGCCGAAACAGCATTCGTCGCATCGAAACCTTCCGCATGGAAGTCCCCTGCTGTTTCGGGATTGTTCTTCTTGTTGAAGAAGCCATACGAAGAAGCGGGAAGGACATTGTGCTTGAGGTTACCACGGTATCGATTGGGGGAGGAATTAAGGAAAAGGCCTCCCTTTGA